From a single Sinomonas atrocyanea genomic region:
- a CDS encoding TetR/AcrR family transcriptional regulator encodes MPKIVDHDQRRLELVDATWRVIAERGLDAATMREIASAAGFANGALKPYFTSKDGLLDFAFEHVFARTNRRMEAATAGLSGRAALRAYCHEILPLDDDRLAEARVAIAFWSKAVRDPEKAALHERSMDQWRSALADLLRGAGFSGGAAELDSAVGAVMDLVLGAQITATLSPARHGAGQLVAQLDLLLDAFLREEQS; translated from the coding sequence ATGCCCAAGATCGTCGACCACGACCAGCGTCGGCTCGAACTCGTCGATGCGACGTGGCGGGTCATCGCGGAGCGGGGCCTCGACGCCGCGACGATGCGAGAGATCGCCTCGGCCGCGGGGTTCGCCAACGGGGCGCTCAAGCCCTACTTCACGTCGAAGGACGGGCTGCTCGACTTCGCGTTCGAGCACGTCTTCGCCCGCACCAACCGCCGGATGGAGGCCGCGACCGCGGGCCTGTCGGGGCGTGCCGCCCTGCGGGCCTACTGCCACGAGATCCTCCCCCTGGACGACGACCGGCTCGCCGAGGCGCGGGTCGCGATCGCGTTCTGGAGCAAGGCGGTCAGGGACCCGGAGAAGGCGGCCCTCCACGAGCGCTCCATGGACCAGTGGCGCTCGGCCCTCGCCGACCTGCTCCGCGGGGCAGGCTTCTCCGGCGGCGCGGCGGAGCTCGACTCCGCCGTCGGCGCCGTCATGGACCTCGTGCTCGGCGCCCAGATCACGGCCACCCTCTCCCCCGCCCGGCACGGCGCCGGCCAGCTCGTCGCCCAGCTCGACCTCCTGCTCGACGCGTTCCTGCGCGAGGAGCAGTCGTGA
- a CDS encoding MFS transporter produces MSSRYPVAVRVSLLARYSALPSLAGPDFIPIALVARLPLAMLTIGTLALVSVASGSYALGGLAAGAVGIGSAVGAPALGWLADRYGQRRTVLVAGLLNTATTAGVIAVSYAPGGLHESAPLPLIAVSLAAGLTLPQVGPLARARWMALTERRPLRELERDAAFSYESTADELTFVLGPALVGALGAAIAPWLPLALAAVLTAVFVTAFAVHPTAAAVHTAARTGRPAPTGRTPHRQPPEAGRRSCSRPRACSRWAPSSAAPRPP; encoded by the coding sequence ATGTCCTCGAGGTACCCCGTGGCCGTCCGCGTCTCGCTTCTTGCCCGCTACTCCGCGCTGCCGTCCCTGGCCGGGCCGGACTTCATCCCTATCGCCCTTGTCGCCAGGCTTCCACTGGCCATGCTGACCATCGGGACGCTGGCCCTCGTCTCGGTGGCGTCCGGCTCGTACGCGCTCGGCGGCCTTGCTGCCGGCGCCGTCGGCATCGGCTCCGCCGTGGGCGCGCCCGCGCTCGGCTGGCTGGCCGACCGGTACGGACAGCGCCGCACCGTCCTCGTCGCCGGCCTCCTCAACACCGCCACGACTGCCGGGGTCATCGCCGTGAGCTACGCGCCCGGCGGCCTCCACGAGTCGGCGCCGCTGCCGCTCATCGCGGTCTCGCTCGCGGCCGGACTGACCCTCCCGCAGGTCGGCCCCCTGGCCCGGGCGCGGTGGATGGCCCTCACCGAGCGGCGCCCACTGCGCGAGCTCGAGCGCGACGCGGCGTTCTCCTACGAGAGCACGGCGGACGAGCTGACGTTCGTCCTCGGCCCCGCCCTGGTCGGCGCCCTCGGCGCGGCCATCGCGCCCTGGCTGCCGCTCGCGCTGGCCGCCGTCCTCACCGCCGTGTTCGTGACCGCCTTCGCCGTGCACCCCACCGCGGCAGCAGTGCACACCGCCGCCAGGACTGGCCGCCCCGCCCCGACGGGGCGGACGCCGCACCGGCAGCCGCCGGAAGCTGGACGCCGGTCGTGCTCCCGGCCGCGGGCATGCTCGCGATGGGCGCCTTCTTCGGCAGCACCCAGGCCGCCCTGA
- a CDS encoding helix-turn-helix domain-containing protein, with translation MDAARQAGGLEVTVARDFDTWRRAVSASFVPLAVEADRRSAFTGSMRGRHLAAQQTSMIEIAASSHAVMRTPELIAAADRKYFKLGIQLAGTGLLLQDGREAVLTPGTLAIYSTDRPYTLAFDGDFRSLVLMFPHAALDLPADAMAQVTASAISGSEGLGALVAPFLVRLSENLDAVAGPNGARLVGNALDLVTTLFNGELDARSAASRDPHQMLLARIHDYIEANLPDPDLSPGSIAAAHFISTRHLHDLFRELGTTVSASIRERRLARCRRDLRDPVLADRPVTAIASRWGFTDSAHFSRIFRAAYGLPPTAYRAGEG, from the coding sequence GTGGACGCTGCCCGGCAGGCAGGCGGGCTCGAGGTCACGGTGGCCCGAGACTTCGACACCTGGCGCCGTGCCGTCTCGGCGTCGTTCGTGCCGCTGGCCGTCGAGGCGGACCGGCGCTCCGCCTTCACGGGCAGCATGCGGGGGCGCCATCTCGCCGCCCAGCAGACGAGCATGATCGAGATCGCCGCGAGCAGCCACGCCGTCATGCGCACCCCCGAGCTCATCGCCGCGGCGGACCGGAAGTACTTCAAGCTGGGCATCCAGCTCGCGGGCACCGGCCTGCTCCTGCAGGACGGCCGGGAGGCGGTGCTCACCCCCGGCACCCTGGCGATCTACTCGACGGACCGCCCGTACACGCTCGCGTTCGACGGCGACTTCCGCTCGCTCGTGCTGATGTTCCCGCACGCCGCGCTGGACCTGCCGGCGGACGCGATGGCGCAGGTGACCGCGTCCGCCATCAGCGGCTCCGAGGGGCTCGGCGCCCTCGTGGCGCCGTTCCTCGTCCGGCTGTCGGAGAATCTGGACGCGGTGGCCGGGCCCAACGGCGCGCGCCTCGTGGGGAACGCGCTGGACCTCGTCACGACGCTGTTCAACGGCGAGCTCGACGCCCGCTCGGCGGCCTCACGCGACCCCCACCAGATGCTCCTCGCGAGGATCCACGACTACATCGAGGCGAACCTGCCCGACCCGGACCTCTCCCCCGGGTCGATCGCGGCCGCGCACTTCATCTCCACGCGCCACCTCCACGACCTCTTCCGCGAGCTCGGCACCACCGTGTCCGCGTCGATCCGCGAGCGCCGCCTCGCCAGGTGCCGCCGCGACCTGCGGGACCCGGTCCTCGCCGACCGGCCCGTGACCGCGATCGCCTCCCGCTGGGGATTCACGGACTCGGCCCACTTCTCCCGCATCTTCCGGGCCGCCTATGGCCTGCCGCCCACTGCCTACCGCGCGGGCGAGGGCTAG
- a CDS encoding MFS transporter, producing the protein MSREERRVLAGTLVGTTIEWYDFFIYAQAAGVVLGPLFLAPVAKENPGLSQVIAFATIGISFLFRPLGAIVAGHLGDRLGRKKMLVFTLIMMGLSTSLIGVLPTYAQVGALAPLLLILLRVLQGFSAGGEWGGAALMSVEHAPKARRGYFGAYPHIGVPIGMILATFTLWILTTVMGPAFVQWGWRLPFLFSIVLIAVGYLIRRAVEESPVFLALQERRKESSAPLGQLFRHNWKEVVLTAVIFIANNAAGYLLIAYFATYAVKNLKMDQPTVLLATTLASFGWLIFTLWGGVVSDRLGRIRTFQIGYAFLALWAVPMWFLIDTRNIVWYFVALFVMTFGLGLSYGPQSALYAEMFPAKVRYSGVSIGYALGAILGGAFAPMIAEMLMNQFRMSWTIGAYIAIAAVISLVGVSLVKETKGVDLHVAEAHEEYVREHPGAAR; encoded by the coding sequence ATGTCGCGCGAGGAGCGTCGGGTCCTGGCTGGCACCCTCGTCGGCACCACCATCGAGTGGTACGACTTCTTCATCTACGCCCAGGCGGCCGGCGTCGTGCTCGGTCCGCTCTTCCTCGCCCCCGTCGCGAAGGAGAACCCGGGTCTGTCCCAGGTGATCGCCTTCGCGACGATCGGCATCTCGTTCCTCTTCCGTCCCCTCGGCGCGATCGTGGCGGGCCACCTCGGTGACCGGCTCGGCCGCAAGAAGATGCTCGTGTTCACCCTCATCATGATGGGCCTGTCCACCTCGCTCATCGGCGTGCTGCCCACGTACGCCCAGGTCGGCGCGCTCGCACCGCTCCTGCTCATCCTCCTGCGCGTGCTGCAGGGCTTCTCCGCCGGCGGCGAGTGGGGCGGCGCGGCCCTGATGTCGGTCGAGCACGCGCCCAAGGCGCGCCGCGGCTACTTCGGCGCCTACCCGCACATCGGCGTGCCGATCGGGATGATCCTCGCGACGTTCACGCTCTGGATCCTCACCACCGTGATGGGGCCCGCGTTCGTCCAGTGGGGCTGGCGCCTGCCGTTCCTGTTCTCGATCGTCCTCATCGCCGTCGGCTACCTGATCCGCCGCGCCGTCGAGGAGAGCCCGGTCTTCCTGGCGCTCCAGGAGCGCCGCAAGGAGTCCTCGGCGCCGCTCGGGCAGCTCTTCCGCCACAACTGGAAGGAAGTCGTCCTCACGGCGGTCATCTTCATCGCGAACAACGCCGCCGGCTACCTCCTGATCGCCTACTTCGCCACCTACGCGGTGAAGAACCTCAAGATGGACCAGCCCACCGTGCTGCTGGCCACGACCCTCGCCTCGTTCGGCTGGCTCATCTTCACCCTCTGGGGCGGCGTGGTCTCCGACCGGCTCGGGCGCATCCGCACCTTCCAGATCGGCTACGCCTTCCTCGCCCTGTGGGCGGTGCCGATGTGGTTCCTCATCGACACCAGGAACATCGTCTGGTACTTCGTGGCCCTCTTCGTCATGACGTTCGGCCTCGGCCTCTCCTACGGTCCCCAGTCGGCGCTCTACGCCGAGATGTTCCCCGCGAAGGTGCGGTACTCGGGCGTGTCGATCGGCTACGCCCTCGGTGCCATCCTGGGCGGCGCGTTCGCCCCGATGATCGCCGAGATGCTCATGAACCAGTTCAGGATGTCCTGGACCATCGGCGCCTACATCGCCATCGCCGCCGTGATCTCCCTCGTGGGCGTCTCGCTCGTGAAGGAGACCAAGGGGGTCGACCTCCACGTCGCCGAGGCGCACGAGGAGTACGTCCGAGAGCACCCCGGGGCCGCCCGCTGA
- a CDS encoding alpha/beta fold hydrolase — MSTTANPADGTEISYDASGDGPAVVLLHGSALSKAIWRGLGYVKALEGFTVVRVDLRGHGRSGKPDASPAYRMGLHTADVLAVLDAEGIGRAHLVGYSLGARVAFSLAATASGRAASLTALGGTYRPQRGEVAKVFFPGYLEALRSGRMEAFVEGLEAAGKPVDAATRQAFLANDAGALAACFTGTEEDPGLPEAVVAQLALPTLLMAGTRDPQRLEDSRRAAAIMTDARFVELPGRTHASTLAPADPILDELVPFLHAAS; from the coding sequence GTGAGCACGACCGCGAACCCCGCCGACGGCACCGAGATCTCCTACGACGCCTCCGGGGACGGCCCCGCCGTCGTCCTCCTCCACGGCTCCGCCCTGTCGAAGGCAATCTGGCGCGGGCTCGGATACGTGAAGGCGCTCGAGGGATTCACCGTGGTGCGGGTCGACCTCCGCGGCCACGGGCGCAGCGGAAAGCCGGATGCGTCCCCGGCGTACCGCATGGGGCTCCACACTGCCGACGTCCTCGCCGTCCTCGACGCGGAGGGGATCGGGCGAGCCCACCTCGTTGGCTACTCGCTCGGAGCGCGGGTCGCGTTCTCCCTCGCCGCCACGGCCTCCGGGCGCGCCGCGTCGCTGACCGCGCTCGGCGGCACCTACCGGCCGCAGCGCGGCGAGGTGGCCAAGGTCTTCTTCCCCGGCTACCTCGAAGCCCTGCGCTCCGGCCGCATGGAGGCGTTCGTCGAGGGACTCGAGGCGGCAGGGAAGCCCGTGGACGCCGCCACACGCCAGGCCTTCCTCGCGAACGACGCCGGGGCGCTCGCCGCCTGCTTCACCGGAACGGAAGAGGACCCGGGGCTGCCGGAGGCCGTCGTCGCCCAACTGGCGCTGCCCACCCTCCTCATGGCGGGCACCCGCGACCCGCAGCGGCTCGAGGACTCACGGCGCGCGGCCGCGATCATGACGGACGCGCGGTTCGTCGAGCTGCCCGGGCGGACGCATGCCTCCACGCTGGCCCCGGCGGACCCGATCCTGGACGAACTCGTCCCGTTCCTGCACGCGGCCTCGTAG
- a CDS encoding IclR family transcriptional regulator: MPRTAETGPHSQTLSRGIRALEVLAEARTPLTIAELSSALDVHRSIAYRIVRTLEDHALVTRDDSGRLQPGAGLAVLARSVSRDLQAAALPELGRLAAELHMTAFVAVWDRSDCITLATVEPQHNGATLAQHPGTRHPLDRGGPGIAIQSALGRDEWQQRVPEVPYRAESDQSRERGYALSHDEVIPGLSSVAVPLILPHHRPAALAVVYLGTAVDPAPIGAALIAAADRIARAVG, from the coding sequence ATGCCACGCACCGCCGAGACCGGCCCCCACTCCCAGACGCTCTCCCGGGGCATCCGCGCCCTCGAGGTCCTCGCGGAGGCGCGCACTCCCCTGACCATCGCCGAGCTCTCGTCGGCGCTGGACGTGCACCGCTCGATCGCCTACCGGATCGTGCGCACGCTCGAGGACCACGCGCTGGTGACCCGCGACGACTCGGGCCGGCTCCAGCCCGGAGCGGGCCTCGCGGTGCTGGCCCGGTCGGTCTCGCGGGACCTCCAGGCGGCCGCGCTGCCCGAGCTCGGCCGGCTCGCGGCGGAGCTGCACATGACCGCCTTCGTGGCGGTCTGGGACCGTTCCGACTGCATCACCCTCGCCACGGTCGAGCCCCAGCACAACGGCGCGACCCTCGCCCAGCACCCGGGGACCCGGCACCCGCTGGACCGCGGCGGCCCCGGCATCGCCATCCAGTCCGCCCTCGGGCGCGACGAGTGGCAGCAGCGGGTGCCCGAGGTGCCCTACCGCGCGGAGTCGGACCAGTCCCGGGAACGGGGCTACGCCCTCAGCCACGACGAGGTGATCCCCGGCCTGTCCTCCGTGGCCGTCCCCCTCATCCTGCCGCACCACCGGCCCGCGGCCCTCGCCGTGGTCTACCTCGGCACGGCCGTCGACCCGGCGCCCATCGGGGCGGCACTCATCGCGGCGGCCGACCGGATCGCCCGCGCCGTCGGCTGA